The DNA region CTCAAAACCATTTACGGAAAGCTCGAATTTTCGTATGGCGACCACCTGATCATTCCGAGGGGCACCATCTACCAGATTGAGTTCGACAGCGAGGACAACCGCCTTTTTATCCTGGAGTCGTTTCATCCGCTGCGCTATCCCAAACGTTATGTCAATAAGTTCGGCCAGTTGCTCGAACATGCGCCTTATCACGAACGCGACATTCGCGCCCCACAACAGCTTGAGACCCACGATGAGCAAGGTGATTTTCTGGTGAAAATCAAGCGCAGCGACACATTGTTCCCCTACATTTATGCCACCCATCCGTTCGATGCTGTGGGTTGGGACGGCAACCACTATCCTTTCTCATTTTCCATTCACGAATTCGAGCCCATCACAGGTAGAATACATCAGCCACCGCCGGTGCATCAGACTTTCGAAACCGCTGCATTTGTCACCTGTGCCTTTGTGCCGAGGCTATACGATTATCATCCACAGTCGATACCGGCGCCATACAACCACAGCAATGTGGATTCCGACGAGGTGCTTTATTACGTGGATGGCGACTTTATGAGCCGCAACCACATTGAGCATGGCATGATTACCCTCCATCCCATCGGCATCCCGCATGGTCCGCATCCCGGGGCTGTGGAACGCAGCATCGGGCAGACCAAAACCGAAGAGCTTGCCGTGATGGTAGATACCTTCAGACCACTGATGCTCACCCGGGAGGCCATGCAGATAGAAAGCCCCGATTACCACAAAAGCTGGCTTTAGAAATTAACCGAAACCTACAAGCGATATGCAGCAGAACGATTTTTTGCCCATCAACGGCACCGATTATGTAGAATTTTACGTAGGCAATGCCAAACAAGCCGCCCATTTTTACCAGACAGCTTTTGGTTTTCAGCCCGTTGCTTATGCCGGACTCGAAACCGGCCTGAAAGACCGCGCCTCTTACGTGCTCAGGCAAGGCAAAATAACTTTTGTACTCACCACAGCCCTGACACCAGATTCGCCCATAGCCGAGCACCATCGCATGCATGGCGACGGCATCAAGGTGATTGCCCTATGGGTGGACGACGCCCGCAAAGCCTGGAAAGAAACCACCGGCAGGGGCGCCCGCTCCTACATGGAACCCAACGTATTGATTGACGAATGGGGCGAAGTGGTGCTGAGTGGCATCCACACTTACGGCGAAACGGTTCACATCTTTGTGGAACGTAAAAACTATTTCGGGCCGTTTATGCCCGGTTTCAGAAAATGGGAACCTTCCTACAGGCCTCCGGAAGTGGGGCTGAAATATGTTGACCACATCGTTGGCAATGTGGGCTGGGGCGAGATGAACCGCTGGGTAAAGTTTTATCAGGAAGTGATGGGATTCGAACAGCTCGTCTCGTTCGACGACAAAGATATCTCGACCGAATATACAGCCCTGATGAGCAAGGTGATGGCCAACGACAACATGCGCATCAAATTCCCCATCAACGAACCAGCAGAAGGAAAAAAGAAATCACAAATTGAAGAATACATAGAGTTTTACCGGGGGCCGGGCGCGCAACACGTGGCCATGGCCACCGACAACATTATTGAGACCATCAGCCAGCTGCGCAGTCGCGGGGTTGAGTTTTTGCATGTGCCTGATGCATACTACGATACGGTGATCGAACGGGTAAAAGCCATTGACGAAGACCTTGAAACCCTCAAAAAACTCCGCATACTGGTTGATCGCGATGAAGACGGATACCTGCTTCAGCTTTTCACCAAACCTGTGGAAGACCGCCCCACGGTATTCTTCGAAATCATTCAGCGCAAAGGGGCAAAGTCGTTCGGGAAAGGCAATTTCAAAGCTTTGTTCGAAGCTATTGAACTCGAGCAGGCAAATCGCGGAACCCTTTAATGACCAAGGCATGAACCCTGTTTCGTGGATAGAAATCCCCGGCGGAAGCGACTTCACGCTGGACAACATCCCCTTTGGCATCATCCGTCAGGGCGAGCACGTGGCACCTGCCACACGCATTGGCAACACCATAGCCGATTTGTCGGTGCTGGCCGACTTTGGTTTTTTCGACGACCTCGACATCCCCGACCTCAGTGTGTTCTATCAGCCCGTGCTCAACGACTTCATTGCCCTTGGCCGGCAGAAAACCTCACAGGTGCGCAACCGGCTGATCGAACTTTTTTCTGCTGATTGTCCGCACCTGCGCGACCAGGCGGATGTGTGCAGGCTGGCACTCCATCCTGCCGAAAGCTGCGAAAACCTGCTGCCGGTGCACATAGGCGATTACACCGATTTCTACTCCAGCATTGACCATGCCACCAATGTAGGCAAAATGTTTCGCGACCCGGCCAACGCCCTGCTCCCCAACTGGAAACATCTGCCGGTAGGATACCATGGCCGCAGCTCATCCATAGTGGTATCGGGCACAAACATCCACCGCCCGAAAGGACAAACCCGACCCGACGATTCCCAGCCCCCCGTTTTCGGGCCTACAAAACAACTTGATTTTGAGCTCGAAACGGCCTTTGTGGTGTGTAGCGACACCGGACTGGGCGACACGGTGAACGTGCGCCAGGCCGAAGACTACATATTCGGGCTTGTGCTGTTTAACGACCTATCGGCACGCGACATCCAGAAGTGGGAATATGTGCCACTCGGCCCTTTTCTGTCAAAAAGCTTTGGTTCGGTGATTTCGCCCTGGATCGTGACCCTCGATGCCCTGGAGCCATTCCGGATAGACTCGCCTGCGCAGGATCCGGTTCCCCTGCCCTACCTGCAACACACCGGCCGCAATCATTTCGATGTGCAACTGGAGGTTTACCTCCAGCCCGAGGGCTTGCCAGCCACACGCATCTGCCGTTCGAACATGAAACACCTCTACTGGAGCATGGCCCAACAATTGGCCCATCAGACCATCAACGGGTGCAACATCCGCACCGGCGACCTTTACGCTTCGGGCACCATCAGTGGTCCGGAGCCCGACTCTTTCGGCTCGATGCTCGAACTCTGCTGGAAAGGCACCAAACCCCTCATCCTCCCTGATGGCAGCAGACGCATTTTTATCCACGACAACGACACCATCATTTTAAAAGGTTTTGCCGAGAAAGACGGCAAACGCATCGGATTCGGCGAATGCAAGACCACCATACTGCCCGCAAAAGACCAGGCATGAAAACACTCGACGCATCGGCCATCGCACAGAATTACCTGCACCGCATCATGCTGGGCACCATCGCCCCACGGCCAATAGCTTTTGCCAGCACAGTTGATGCTGCCGGAAACGAGAACCTTGCACCGTTCAGCTTTTTCAACGCTTTCGGGGTCAATCCGGGGACGCTGATTTTTTCGCCTTCACGCCGCGGTCGCGACAATACCACAAAACACACCTATGAAAACCTGCTGGAAGTACCCGAAGTGGTCATCAACATCGTCACATATGAGATGGTTCAGCAAATGAGCCTGGCCAGTTGCGAGTTTCCCAAAGGCATCAGCGAATTTGTCAAAGCAGGTTTTACCCCACTCCCTTCGGAACGCATCAGGCCGCCAAGGGTCAAAGAATCCCCGGTGCAATATGAGTGCAAGGTGCGTCAGATCATCGAAACAGGCACCGGGCCGGGAGCAGGCAACCTGGTAATTTGCGATATCCTGCTTGTGCACCTCGATGAAGATATCCTCAGCCCGGAAGGCGAGATCGACCCCACCAAAATCAACCAGGTGGGGCGGTTGGGTGGAGACTATTATGTGAAAGTGGACGATTATTCCCGCTTTGTTGTGCCAAAACCCAATGTGCACAACGGCATCGGTATTGACGCGCTTCCCGAATACATCCGCTACAGCCCCCTGCTTACCGGAAATGAACTAGGTATGCTGGGCAACCTCAGCCGTTTCCCTTCGAACGAAGAACTCGAAGCCGTGCAGCAAAACCCGGTATCAACAAGCGGGCTGCCCCTGCGGACCGAAGATATTTTTGCACATGCCAAAAAGCTGCTTGCGCAAGGCAATGCCCCACAGGCCCTGGCATGGCTCATTGCCTGTATGCCAAAGCCTTAAGCCGGTCTTCAGCATTCGTTAGCGCCTGATCTGATGATCAATGCGGCGCAAAAGCCTATCGGTTTTCCCGCAAAAGAAACACCCTTCCGGGTAATACAATTACACAAGCCAGATATTTTGGCTTTGTGGAATGAACCTCAGGTTTTGCGTGTTAAAAAAATATAAATTTGGCGCCTGTTTCGTGTTATCTTAACCGAGCCAATAAGCGTGTTTTTTCTTAATCTACTCAAAATGAAAAATTTATTACGAATCTATCCGGTACGGTTGCGACTGGGCTGGATATTGGTTGTGTTGGCAACCTTCGCATTTGGTCACACTTATGCACAAAACCTGGCCATTGATTTCGGTCGTTCCGAAAACAAGGCACAGGTGATTGAGGACAATACCTCAAAAACCCGTATTTCCATTACTTACTCCGGTGCGGCAAGTTTTGATGTGCAAACCGAGAAAGGCAACTTTTCGGAACTTGTTATCCCGGGTGCTTACTGGACCGGTGCCCTTGGCACGCCAAAGCTTCCGGCATCCAAATACCTCATTGAGGTGCCGTTCGGAGCTGAGGTGGATGTGAAAGTTATCAACTATACTGTGAGTGAGTACAAACTGTCCGATTATGGCATCACCAATATGCTGATGCCCAACCAGCCTTCGCTGCGCAAGGACCAGTCGCCCGAAGATGTTCCTTTCGAATACGATGCCACCACTTACAAAAAGGATGCCTTTGTAACCCCCGAACTGGCTACGGTAGAGGTGCTGGGTGTGTTGCGCAGCTATCGGATTGCCCGCCTGACAGTTTCGCCGGTGAGCTACAATCCTGTGCTGGGAACCATCCGGGTGATCAACGACATTGAACTCGAGCTCATTTACACCGGTGCCGACGAAGCCCTGACCGAGTATGTCAAGGCTTCCACCTGGTCGCCTTATTTCGAACCGATCAGGCAAAGCCTGCTCAATGGGCAGTCGCGTCAGAATTATCCCAACCATCCCGACCTGACCAAGTATCCCGTGAAATACCTTATCGTTTCCGACCGTATGTTCGAAAACGATTTGCAGCCTTTCATTGCATGGAAAAAGAAAAAAGGGTTCAATGTGATTGTTGCCTACACAGATGTGATTGGCACCACCTATGCCCAGATTCAAAGCTACGTGCATGCCCAATACAATGCCGGCACCCCAACCGATCCGGCACCCTCTTTCGTGCTTTTCGTCGGCGACACCCCGCAGATACCTGCAACTACAGGCTCGGCTTCGCAAAAAATGACCGACCTCTATTATGCCAGCGTGGACGGAGACATGTTCCCTGAAATGTATTACGGCCGTTTCTCTGCCCGCAACTCTGCACACCTGATTCCGCAGATTGAAAAAACCCTGTATTACGAACAATACCAGTTCAGCGACCCGACCTATCTGAACAAAACCACCCTGATTGCCGGAGCCGATGGCACCTGGAACCCGCGTGTGGGCCAGCCCACCATCCATTATGCCACTCAGAATTACTACAACGCAGCTCATGGATTTACTGACGTTTACACTTATCTGACCAGCTATGCCGGCTGCTATGATCCATCGCGTATTGCTGTAGGATTTATCAACTATACTGCCCACTGTTCCGAAACTTCTTGGGGCGACCCTCAGCTTACTCAGACCATGGTGAACAATTTCACCAACCAGGATAAATATCCGCTGGCCATTGGCAACTGCTGCCTGGCCGCTGACTTTGGTTATGCAGAATGTATAGGCGAGACCTGGATGCGTGCACCCAACAAAGGCTCGGTAGTTTACATCGGTTCATCGCCCAGCTCGTATTGGTTCGAAGACTTTTACTGGGCTGTAGGCGCCTTCCCCATCGTGGGCACAAACAATGGTTATGTACCCACTTATGCCGAAACCACCTGGGGAGCCTACGATGCCCCCTTTGTGAGCGATTATGTGAGCGCCGGTGGTACAGTGATGGTCGGCAACCTGGCTGTGACCGAAGTACATGTCCAGGGTTATCCCAGCCACTCAAGCCCGTTGTATTACTGGCAGGCTTACAACGTGTTGGGCGACCCGTCGGTAGTGATTTACCAGACCGAGGGGGACGACAACGTAGTTTCTCATCTACCTATCCTTCCGATTGGACTGACTACCTATGAAGTAACTGCCCTCCCCGGATCTTACGTAGCCATCAGCAAAGACGGCGTGCTTCATGGTTCGGCGCTTGTAGGACCATCGGGCGTAATTGAAGTCCCGATCGAACCCGTACTTTCGGGTGGCGATGTGGACATTGTCGTTACAAAACCTCAGTATAAGCCCTACATGGTTCAGGTGCCCGCTGCAGCCCTTGTTGGCCCTTATGTAGTGCTCGATTCGTATGTGATCAACGATGCAGCAGGAAACAACAACGGCCTGGCCGATTATGGCGAAAACATCTCGCTCCACATGACCGTTAAGAATGTGGGTGCAGATCCTTCAGGCCCGCTCACCGTTACAGTTACCGGCACCAACCAATATGTTACACTCACAAGCGCTGCCACACAGAATTTCCCTGCTACACCCAGTGGTTCAACCACCACAGTGGATAATGCTTTCAGCTTCAGCATTGCCGATTTTGTACCCGACCAGCATGTAGCTGCTTTCCAGCTGCAAATTACCGATGGTTCGGCCACCTGGACATCCAACCTGCGCATTACCCTGCAGGCTCCGGTACTGGCCATCAATCAGGCTATTGAAGTTCTTGACACTGGCGGAAACGGAAACGGCATCCTCGACCCGGGCGAGTCGGGCATTCTTAAAGTTACTGTAAAAAACAACGGCAACAGCGCCATCCAGAATGTCAGCCTGACCATGGTTTCGGCCAATCCGATGCTCGTGATCAACACCCCGACCGTGACACAGCCCGCCATTGCAGCGCAGTCGCAGGCCGTGCTCGAATTCGCTGTGAGCACGGATCCCACATCACCGATCGGAAATCCTGCAAACCTGACACTCACCGCTCAGGGTGGCCCGCAAAATCTCTACACAGCCACACAAAACAGCGTGGTAGTGATTGGATTAATACCCGAATACAATATGACCAACGGTTCGGCCAGCACCTGCGTGGGCAAATTCTACGATTCCGGCGGGCCGAATGGTCAGTATGGCAACAACGAAAACTTCACCTTTACTTTCAATCCATTCACCCCCGGCTCCATGATCAGGGCCACATTCAACAGCTTTGATGTTGAAAATAACTACGATAAGCTTTACATCTACAACGGTCCTGATGACAATTCCCCTCAGCTTCCCGGAAGTCCTTTCACCGGTACCACGAGCCCGGGCATTGTTACCGCACAGAACGCCAGCGGTGCGCTTACCTTTAAGTTTACATCCGATGGGTCGGTAACCAAAGCCGGATGGTATGCTGATATCAGTTGCTACGTACCCAACAGCCCGCCAAACTGCGCCACCAACCCGGTGCCTGCTGAAAACGCCACCAATGTGAGTGTGGCTACCGTGTTGAGCTGGACTGCTGCAGATGCTACTTCGTTCGATGTGTATTTTGGTATCACCCCCAACCCACCTTTTGTGGCCAATGTAACAGTTAATCAATACCAGACCAACCTGCAGACCAATACCACCTATTTCTGGAAAGTGGTACCCAAGAACCAAATCGGGCCGGCCACAGGCTGCCAGGAATGGACATTTACAACAGGCGGACCCGAATACCTGATGGCCAACACCACAGTCACTGTTTCGAACGGTTCGTTTTATGACACTGGTGGCCCCAATGGTCAGTATCAGAATAACGAGAACCTGACCATGACTTTTATGCCATCCCAGGCTGGGGCTCCGCTCAAATTTACCTTCACGGCTTTCGATACGGAAAACAACTACGACAAGCTTTGGATCTATAACGGTCCGGACGTCAACGCTCCTCAATTCCCCGGAAGCCCGTTCATGGGCACTGTAAGTCCGGGCACGATTACCTCGTCACACCCCAGCGGTGCGGTCACTTTCAGGTTTGTTTCGGACAACTCTATCACCCGTGCCGGCTGGGTTGCCAACTTTGTGACGATGGGACCACTTGGCGCCAACCCCGCAGCCTATCCGCCGGAAATCTGTGAGGGCAGCGCTGCGATTCTCAACGCTCATGCCTCGGGCGGCAGTGGCAACTACACATACAGCTGGACACCCACCACAGGCCTCAGCAACCCCAACATCGCTAACCCTGTAGCTACGCCTACTGAAACTACGACCTACACCGTTACCGTATCGGATGGCACCACACAAAGCTCCGGACAAGTGACACTTGCCGTGCACAATATCCAACCCGTCGAGCTGGGTCAGGACACCACCCTCTGCATCTGGGAATCCATTACTTTCGATGCTACCACTTCAAATGCCGTATCCTATTTGTGGATGCCCGGCGGTGTAACCACGCCAACCATGACATGTGTGGGCAGCGAAATGGGTGCCGGATCGCATACCATAAGCGTTACAGTGACTGACGTCAATGGATGTACAACAACCGATCAGGTGGTTGTTACTTTCGACATCTGCTCCTTCATCGGTGAAAACGACCAGGCGCTCAAAGTGCTGATTCACCCCAACCCTGCTGTGAATGTGCTCAACATTCAACTTAGTGGTAATGCTGCCAATGTTTCTTACTACCTGCTCAACTATCAGGGACAGAAAGTCTTTGCCAAAGAACAGATCACAGTAAACGGCATTTACAACAACCAGATTGACCTCCAGCACCTGGCCAAAGGCGTTTATTACATCCGCCTGCAATCAGGTACCGCAACCACTGTTAAAAAAGTAGTCGTTCAATAATTTAACAAGCTGTTTAGCTGCCTCAAGAGTAAAATGTTATTACTTTTGAGGCAGCTTCTTCTTTTATAAATCATTCATTATGAGAAAAATTTACATTTTGTTGCTGGCCGCGATTATCTCGCTGCCTGCTTTTGCATCCGACTGGACTGCCATACAGTCCGAAAGGCCTGCGCCTATTGGTTACAGGCTCATCCATTCCGATCAGGAACAGATCGTTGTTCAATTCAGCATCGATGGATTCTTCACTAAATACGTCGAAACTCCCAAAGGCAAAGCAGCAATCATCAGTGTACCCAAGATGGTTTCGCTGGCCGAGAAAGGCGCGCCTGATGTGCCAAAATATGCCGTTTCGGCTATCATAGGCGACGATGTCAAGATGGACGTGCGTGTGGTGGCCTCGCGCTTTGTGGATATTCCGAATATGGAGATAGCTCCTTCGAAAGGCGACTTTTCGCGTAAGATCGACCCTGCCACCGTGCCTTACACCTATGGCAGCATGTATCAGCAGGACGCTTTCTTTCCGGCCACGAACACCGAGCTGCAGGAACCTTACATCCTGCGCAATTTCAGGGGACAGGCTGTGACCATTATGCCATTTGTTTACAATCCTGTAAGTAAGACCCTCAGGGTTTATTATGACCTAACAATCCAGCTTT from Bacteroidota bacterium includes:
- a CDS encoding homogentisate 1,2-dioxygenase, whose protein sequence is MPHYQLRGTVPPKRHTIFRKPDGGLYAEELVSTEGFSDVYSLIYHVYPPTMVRQIGEPLDVAPQIAVPKNMQHRAFKGFAIEPADDYLESRKPVLVNNDVYIVLAAPRKSMTDYFYKNSQADEMIFVHRGSGRLKTIYGKLEFSYGDHLIIPRGTIYQIEFDSEDNRLFILESFHPLRYPKRYVNKFGQLLEHAPYHERDIRAPQQLETHDEQGDFLVKIKRSDTLFPYIYATHPFDAVGWDGNHYPFSFSIHEFEPITGRIHQPPPVHQTFETAAFVTCAFVPRLYDYHPQSIPAPYNHSNVDSDEVLYYVDGDFMSRNHIEHGMITLHPIGIPHGPHPGAVERSIGQTKTEELAVMVDTFRPLMLTREAMQIESPDYHKSWL
- the hppD gene encoding 4-hydroxyphenylpyruvate dioxygenase, with amino-acid sequence MQQNDFLPINGTDYVEFYVGNAKQAAHFYQTAFGFQPVAYAGLETGLKDRASYVLRQGKITFVLTTALTPDSPIAEHHRMHGDGIKVIALWVDDARKAWKETTGRGARSYMEPNVLIDEWGEVVLSGIHTYGETVHIFVERKNYFGPFMPGFRKWEPSYRPPEVGLKYVDHIVGNVGWGEMNRWVKFYQEVMGFEQLVSFDDKDISTEYTALMSKVMANDNMRIKFPINEPAEGKKKSQIEEYIEFYRGPGAQHVAMATDNIIETISQLRSRGVEFLHVPDAYYDTVIERVKAIDEDLETLKKLRILVDRDEDGYLLQLFTKPVEDRPTVFFEIIQRKGAKSFGKGNFKALFEAIELEQANRGTL
- the fahA gene encoding fumarylacetoacetase, translating into MNPVSWIEIPGGSDFTLDNIPFGIIRQGEHVAPATRIGNTIADLSVLADFGFFDDLDIPDLSVFYQPVLNDFIALGRQKTSQVRNRLIELFSADCPHLRDQADVCRLALHPAESCENLLPVHIGDYTDFYSSIDHATNVGKMFRDPANALLPNWKHLPVGYHGRSSSIVVSGTNIHRPKGQTRPDDSQPPVFGPTKQLDFELETAFVVCSDTGLGDTVNVRQAEDYIFGLVLFNDLSARDIQKWEYVPLGPFLSKSFGSVISPWIVTLDALEPFRIDSPAQDPVPLPYLQHTGRNHFDVQLEVYLQPEGLPATRICRSNMKHLYWSMAQQLAHQTINGCNIRTGDLYASGTISGPEPDSFGSMLELCWKGTKPLILPDGSRRIFIHDNDTIILKGFAEKDGKRIGFGECKTTILPAKDQA
- a CDS encoding flavin reductase family protein, whose protein sequence is MKTLDASAIAQNYLHRIMLGTIAPRPIAFASTVDAAGNENLAPFSFFNAFGVNPGTLIFSPSRRGRDNTTKHTYENLLEVPEVVINIVTYEMVQQMSLASCEFPKGISEFVKAGFTPLPSERIRPPRVKESPVQYECKVRQIIETGTGPGAGNLVICDILLVHLDEDILSPEGEIDPTKINQVGRLGGDYYVKVDDYSRFVVPKPNVHNGIGIDALPEYIRYSPLLTGNELGMLGNLSRFPSNEELEAVQQNPVSTSGLPLRTEDIFAHAKKLLAQGNAPQALAWLIACMPKP
- a CDS encoding T9SS type A sorting domain-containing protein, which produces MKNLLRIYPVRLRLGWILVVLATFAFGHTYAQNLAIDFGRSENKAQVIEDNTSKTRISITYSGAASFDVQTEKGNFSELVIPGAYWTGALGTPKLPASKYLIEVPFGAEVDVKVINYTVSEYKLSDYGITNMLMPNQPSLRKDQSPEDVPFEYDATTYKKDAFVTPELATVEVLGVLRSYRIARLTVSPVSYNPVLGTIRVINDIELELIYTGADEALTEYVKASTWSPYFEPIRQSLLNGQSRQNYPNHPDLTKYPVKYLIVSDRMFENDLQPFIAWKKKKGFNVIVAYTDVIGTTYAQIQSYVHAQYNAGTPTDPAPSFVLFVGDTPQIPATTGSASQKMTDLYYASVDGDMFPEMYYGRFSARNSAHLIPQIEKTLYYEQYQFSDPTYLNKTTLIAGADGTWNPRVGQPTIHYATQNYYNAAHGFTDVYTYLTSYAGCYDPSRIAVGFINYTAHCSETSWGDPQLTQTMVNNFTNQDKYPLAIGNCCLAADFGYAECIGETWMRAPNKGSVVYIGSSPSSYWFEDFYWAVGAFPIVGTNNGYVPTYAETTWGAYDAPFVSDYVSAGGTVMVGNLAVTEVHVQGYPSHSSPLYYWQAYNVLGDPSVVIYQTEGDDNVVSHLPILPIGLTTYEVTALPGSYVAISKDGVLHGSALVGPSGVIEVPIEPVLSGGDVDIVVTKPQYKPYMVQVPAAALVGPYVVLDSYVINDAAGNNNGLADYGENISLHMTVKNVGADPSGPLTVTVTGTNQYVTLTSAATQNFPATPSGSTTTVDNAFSFSIADFVPDQHVAAFQLQITDGSATWTSNLRITLQAPVLAINQAIEVLDTGGNGNGILDPGESGILKVTVKNNGNSAIQNVSLTMVSANPMLVINTPTVTQPAIAAQSQAVLEFAVSTDPTSPIGNPANLTLTAQGGPQNLYTATQNSVVVIGLIPEYNMTNGSASTCVGKFYDSGGPNGQYGNNENFTFTFNPFTPGSMIRATFNSFDVENNYDKLYIYNGPDDNSPQLPGSPFTGTTSPGIVTAQNASGALTFKFTSDGSVTKAGWYADISCYVPNSPPNCATNPVPAENATNVSVATVLSWTAADATSFDVYFGITPNPPFVANVTVNQYQTNLQTNTTYFWKVVPKNQIGPATGCQEWTFTTGGPEYLMANTTVTVSNGSFYDTGGPNGQYQNNENLTMTFMPSQAGAPLKFTFTAFDTENNYDKLWIYNGPDVNAPQFPGSPFMGTVSPGTITSSHPSGAVTFRFVSDNSITRAGWVANFVTMGPLGANPAAYPPEICEGSAAILNAHASGGSGNYTYSWTPTTGLSNPNIANPVATPTETTTYTVTVSDGTTQSSGQVTLAVHNIQPVELGQDTTLCIWESITFDATTSNAVSYLWMPGGVTTPTMTCVGSEMGAGSHTISVTVTDVNGCTTTDQVVVTFDICSFIGENDQALKVLIHPNPAVNVLNIQLSGNAANVSYYLLNYQGQKVFAKEQITVNGIYNNQIDLQHLAKGVYYIRLQSGTATTVKKVVVQ